From Salipiger profundus, a single genomic window includes:
- a CDS encoding glycosyltransferase family 2 protein translates to MSETDLSLATAPRHRPVPRRRRPIVSILMQDHGLAPADAMTALSEAHRSGADVSQALLAEELSRPETILAAQSTRHGALVLDPAKDPPDPALAGLLPPEVCLRHAVLPWRRSGGRLTVATARPERFEDLAALLPDETDPIEMALLPEGLLHEIITDRHGDEMARRAETQVPTHESCRDMGPGAAQRLGLGLLCALACLVGLLLAPTLFFTMATLLAIGTLLFAQLMKVAALVASQLSRQTESAAHGTRATVSLLIPLFREEDIAGDLLRRLKRLDYPRAGLDILFILEARDETTRRALEGLCLPPFVRVIEVPDGPITTKPRAMNYALRFARGEIVGIYDAEDAPAPDHLQRVVGHFARSPPEMACLQGILDFYNPQANWLSRCFTIEYATWFRVVLPGLARLGFAIPLGGTTVFFRREALEAVGGWDAHNVTEDADLGVRLARHGYRTELLPIVTREEANNRLWPWIRQRSRWLKGYMITWRVHMRAPWRLRRELGSWKTFGVQLVFLTAFLQFLLAPALWSFWLVLAGWSHPFGALFGTDALRALLWTFLATEGVSLLVSIAAISRSPHTGLLPWAPTLFLYFPLGAIAAYKAAFELVSKPFYWDKTAHGRSAPDHAGADLPEDGPAKRS, encoded by the coding sequence ATGAGTGAAACCGATTTGTCGCTGGCGACCGCCCCAAGGCACCGCCCGGTGCCCCGCCGCCGTCGCCCCATTGTGTCGATCCTGATGCAGGATCACGGGCTTGCCCCGGCAGACGCGATGACGGCCCTCTCCGAGGCCCATCGCAGCGGTGCGGACGTGTCGCAAGCGCTTCTCGCGGAAGAGCTTTCACGGCCGGAAACGATCCTTGCAGCGCAATCCACACGTCACGGCGCCCTCGTTCTGGACCCCGCGAAGGATCCGCCCGACCCGGCGCTCGCCGGCCTTCTGCCCCCGGAGGTCTGCCTTCGCCATGCTGTGCTGCCGTGGCGTCGCAGCGGCGGCAGGCTGACCGTCGCCACCGCCCGGCCCGAACGGTTCGAGGATCTCGCGGCCCTCCTGCCGGACGAGACAGACCCTATCGAGATGGCGCTGCTTCCGGAGGGGCTGCTCCACGAGATCATCACGGATCGACACGGCGACGAGATGGCGCGGCGGGCCGAAACGCAGGTTCCGACCCATGAAAGCTGCCGAGACATGGGCCCGGGCGCGGCTCAGCGGCTCGGGCTGGGCCTGCTCTGTGCCCTTGCGTGTCTCGTCGGGCTGCTACTCGCTCCGACCCTTTTCTTCACCATGGCGACCCTGCTGGCGATCGGGACATTGCTCTTCGCGCAACTGATGAAGGTGGCGGCGCTCGTTGCGAGTCAGCTGAGCCGCCAGACGGAAAGCGCGGCTCATGGCACCCGCGCGACCGTCTCGCTGCTGATCCCGCTTTTCCGGGAAGAAGATATCGCCGGTGACCTGCTGCGCCGCCTGAAGCGGCTCGACTACCCGCGCGCCGGGCTCGACATCCTGTTCATCCTCGAGGCACGGGACGAGACCACCCGAAGGGCGCTAGAGGGGCTGTGTCTACCGCCGTTCGTGCGGGTGATCGAGGTGCCAGACGGACCGATCACGACCAAGCCGCGCGCGATGAACTACGCGCTGCGCTTCGCCCGGGGCGAGATCGTCGGGATCTACGATGCCGAGGACGCGCCCGCCCCCGACCATTTGCAGCGTGTCGTAGGGCACTTCGCCCGCAGCCCGCCCGAGATGGCCTGCCTGCAGGGCATCCTCGATTTCTACAACCCGCAAGCCAACTGGCTGTCGCGCTGCTTCACCATCGAATACGCCACTTGGTTCCGGGTGGTGCTGCCGGGGCTCGCACGGCTCGGCTTCGCGATCCCGCTCGGAGGCACGACGGTGTTCTTCCGCCGCGAGGCGCTCGAAGCGGTCGGCGGCTGGGACGCGCACAACGTGACCGAGGATGCCGACCTCGGCGTGCGGCTCGCGCGGCACGGCTACCGCACGGAACTGCTGCCGATCGTCACCCGCGAGGAAGCGAACAACCGGCTCTGGCCATGGATCCGGCAGCGGTCCCGCTGGCTCAAGGGCTACATGATCACCTGGCGCGTCCACATGCGCGCGCCATGGCGTCTTCGGCGCGAGCTTGGCAGCTGGAAGACATTCGGGGTCCAGCTGGTCTTCCTGACCGCCTTCCTGCAATTCCTGCTGGCGCCGGCGCTCTGGTCCTTCTGGCTGGTGCTGGCCGGTTGGTCGCATCCCTTCGGCGCGTTGTTCGGCACCGACGCGTTGCGCGCCCTGCTCTGGACCTTCCTCGCGACCGAGGGTGTCTCGCTGCTGGTCAGCATCGCCGCGATCTCGCGCAGTCCGCACACCGGGCTCCTGCCCTGGGCACCGACGCTTTTCCTGTATTTCCCGCTCGGGGCGATTGCCGCCTACAAGGCCGCTTTCGAGCTGGTCTCGAAGCCGTTCTACTGGGACAAGACCGCGCACGGGCGCTCGGCGCCGGACCACGCCGGTGCCGACCTGCCCGAGGATGGGCCTGCGAAACGAAGCTGA
- a CDS encoding DUF2244 domain-containing protein: MPYRWEHTTSPAEQAELHLWPHQSLSAHGFSIFILSFFLLALMPFFGLLGTVLLWGLLPFMLAAVAGLWFAIKRNSRDRQVLEILTLGPELTRLERHNPRGPDQDWQSNTYWVRVSMHEKGGPVPYYVTLKGSGREVEIGAFLSEDERKALFAELTDRVRLLTQP, from the coding sequence ATGCCGTATCGCTGGGAACATACCACCTCACCCGCGGAGCAGGCCGAGCTTCACCTCTGGCCGCACCAATCCCTCTCGGCCCACGGCTTCTCGATCTTCATCCTAAGCTTCTTCCTGCTCGCGCTGATGCCATTCTTCGGCCTGCTGGGCACCGTGCTGCTCTGGGGCCTGCTGCCCTTCATGCTTGCCGCCGTCGCCGGGCTGTGGTTCGCGATCAAGCGCAACAGCCGCGACCGGCAGGTGCTCGAGATCCTGACGCTCGGCCCCGAACTCACGCGGCTCGAGCGGCACAACCCGCGCGGCCCGGACCAGGACTGGCAGAGCAACACCTACTGGGTGCGCGTCAGCATGCATGAAAAGGGCGGCCCGGTACCCTACTACGTCACCCTCAAGGGTAGCGGACGCGAGGTTGAGATCGGCGCCTTTCTGAGCGAAGACGAACGCAAGGCGCTATTTGCCGAGCTCACCGACCGGGTGCGGCTGCTGACGCAGCCCTGA
- a CDS encoding pyrimidine 5'-nucleotidase codes for MVKQHFAHVRHWVFDLDNTLYPPAARLFDQIERRMTSFVMRITGADHDEADRLRKHYWQAHGTTLAGLMAEHRVDPDAYLEEVHDISFDALAPDPHLAELIGQLPGRRIVYTNGSAPYAAQVLRARGLDAAFDAIYGVEHAGYLPKPQEMAFRAVFDRDGTDPMQAAMFEDDPRNLTAPHAMGMRTVHVAPERGEGGHIEHHAPDLPAFLGRLG; via the coding sequence ATGGTAAAACAGCATTTTGCCCACGTCCGGCACTGGGTCTTCGACCTCGACAACACGCTCTACCCACCGGCGGCCCGGCTCTTCGATCAGATCGAGCGTCGGATGACCAGCTTCGTCATGCGCATCACCGGCGCCGACCACGACGAGGCCGACCGCCTGCGCAAGCATTACTGGCAGGCGCACGGCACGACGCTCGCGGGGCTCATGGCGGAACATCGCGTCGATCCCGACGCCTACCTCGAAGAGGTTCACGACATCTCCTTCGACGCGCTCGCGCCCGATCCGCATCTTGCCGAGCTGATCGGCCAGCTGCCGGGGCGCAGGATCGTCTACACCAACGGCAGCGCCCCCTACGCGGCGCAGGTCCTGCGCGCGCGCGGGCTCGATGCGGCCTTTGACGCGATCTACGGCGTGGAACACGCCGGCTACCTTCCGAAGCCGCAGGAGATGGCGTTTCGCGCGGTGTTCGATCGTGACGGCACCGACCCGATGCAGGCCGCCATGTTCGAGGACGATCCGCGCAACCTCACGGCCCCGCACGCCATGGGAATGCGGACCGTGCATGTCGCTCCCGAACGCGGCGAGGGCGGACATATCGAGCATCACGCACCGGACCTGCCCGCGTTTCTCGGTCGCCTCGGCTGA
- a CDS encoding GntR family transcriptional regulator, with amino-acid sequence MNQIRTPNKDAYTLILEAIDSGVYRPGDRLVESELAERFGVSRTPIREALQRLETQSLLTRDGRSLIVASLDHNQMAELYVVRTELEGLAARLAARHATEEEIQVLREMVGEDRALLDDPSALARANRRFHKMIHLASHNRFLVQQLDLVHRSMALMATTSLAAQGRGEIALAEHKAIVDAIARRDEDAAYKALRDHISVAFVTRLKLDSHKVD; translated from the coding sequence ATGAACCAGATCCGGACGCCCAACAAGGACGCCTACACGCTGATCCTGGAGGCGATCGATTCCGGCGTGTACCGCCCCGGCGACCGGCTGGTGGAAAGCGAGCTGGCCGAACGGTTCGGCGTCTCGCGCACCCCGATCCGCGAGGCATTGCAGCGGCTTGAAACGCAGTCGCTGCTGACCCGCGACGGGCGCTCGCTGATCGTGGCATCGCTCGACCACAACCAGATGGCCGAGCTCTACGTGGTGCGCACCGAGCTCGAGGGTCTGGCGGCCCGGCTGGCGGCACGGCACGCCACAGAGGAAGAGATCCAGGTGCTGCGCGAGATGGTGGGCGAGGACCGGGCGCTGCTCGACGACCCTTCGGCGCTGGCACGCGCGAACCGTCGGTTTCACAAGATGATCCACCTTGCCTCGCACAACCGCTTCCTGGTGCAGCAGCTCGACCTCGTGCATCGCTCGATGGCGCTGATGGCCACGACCTCGCTCGCGGCGCAGGGCCGGGGCGAGATTGCGCTGGCCGAGCACAAGGCCATCGTCGATGCCATTGCTCGGCGGGATGAAGACGCGGCCTACAAGGCTCTGCGCGACCACATCTCTGTGGCCTTCGTGACGCGGCTGAAGCTCGACAGTCACAAGGTCGACTGA
- the lipB gene encoding lipoyl(octanoyl) transferase LipB has translation MTEWITSDGLTGYEDAVRFMEERAAAIARGEAPEAIWLVEHPPLYTAGTSARAEDLRAPDRFPVFDTKRGGQYTYHGPGQRVVYVMLDLNRRGRDIRAFVQQLEAWVIAALAEFNVTGHIREGRVGVWVERPDRPRLPDGRMSEDKIAAIGIRLRKWVSFHGISINVEPELEHFSGIVPCGISDFGVTSLVDLGLPVSMADVDVALRRSFDEVFGE, from the coding sequence ATGACCGAATGGATCACCAGCGACGGCCTGACCGGCTATGAAGACGCCGTGCGTTTCATGGAGGAGCGCGCCGCTGCCATTGCGCGCGGCGAAGCGCCCGAAGCGATCTGGCTGGTCGAGCATCCGCCGCTCTACACCGCCGGCACCTCGGCCCGCGCCGAGGACCTGCGCGCGCCGGACCGGTTCCCGGTCTTCGACACCAAGCGCGGCGGGCAGTACACCTACCACGGACCCGGACAGCGCGTGGTCTACGTGATGCTCGACCTCAACCGGCGCGGCCGCGACATCCGCGCCTTTGTCCAGCAACTCGAGGCCTGGGTGATCGCGGCGCTCGCCGAGTTCAACGTTACCGGCCACATCCGCGAGGGACGTGTCGGCGTCTGGGTCGAGCGCCCCGACCGGCCGCGCCTGCCCGACGGCCGGATGAGCGAGGACAAGATCGCCGCCATCGGCATCCGGCTGCGCAAATGGGTGAGCTTCCACGGCATCTCGATCAACGTGGAGCCGGAACTCGAGCATTTCTCGGGCATCGTGCCCTGCGGAATCAGCGACTTCGGTGTGACCAGTCTTGTGGACCTCGGTCTGCCGGTGAGCATGGCCGATGTCGACGTGGCCCTCCGGCGCAGCTTCGACGAGGTCTTCGGGGAGTGA
- a CDS encoding putative bifunctional diguanylate cyclase/phosphodiesterase has product MSRQADRDALTALLNNRAFQRRCRHRLGTDIRHHALLLLDLDNFKTVNDVYGHPFGDQYLQTVARALIRALPSKSLLGRLGGDEFAALIALPDGDSATVDRLMRDCFTGIEDGAADLGKPDLGRVSIGCAITTEKLRDVSRLLHRADAALYASKRADHRKGAVYTPETHQNFSARLMRPRFLQALEERRIQPFFQPIRSLLSGRIAGYEVLVRWIDPEKGVLEPEAFSLALSTPELAEKLSRRIIGEALSHFAGLPQRDPLWLTLNVGAGDLLRSELVEDLDRALERHGLDWEHIVIEVTETTMLGEVQGPIFRTLANLRHRGARVALDDFGTGYAGLAHLRSWPVDMLKLDRCFIQDIASSPRDSAFVSALLQLTTAFGIDLIVEGVEDEETASLLRKLGCDLVQGYHYGSPGPLGAD; this is encoded by the coding sequence CTGTCGCGACAGGCCGACCGCGACGCGCTCACGGCCCTGCTCAACAACCGCGCCTTTCAACGTCGGTGCCGGCACCGTCTCGGCACGGACATCCGCCACCACGCCCTGCTGCTGTTGGACCTCGACAACTTCAAGACCGTGAACGACGTGTACGGGCACCCCTTCGGCGATCAATACCTGCAGACAGTGGCGCGCGCTCTGATCCGCGCCCTCCCCTCGAAGTCGCTGCTCGGGAGACTGGGCGGCGATGAATTCGCCGCGCTCATCGCGCTCCCGGACGGTGACAGCGCCACGGTCGACCGCCTCATGCGGGACTGCTTCACCGGCATCGAGGACGGCGCCGCGGATCTGGGCAAACCGGATCTCGGGCGGGTCAGCATCGGCTGCGCCATCACGACCGAAAAACTGCGCGACGTGTCACGCCTGCTTCACCGCGCCGATGCCGCGCTCTACGCGAGCAAGCGGGCCGATCACCGCAAGGGCGCCGTCTACACTCCTGAAACGCATCAAAACTTCAGTGCACGCCTCATGCGGCCGCGTTTCCTGCAGGCCCTCGAAGAGCGAAGGATCCAGCCCTTCTTCCAACCCATCCGCTCGCTGCTTTCCGGACGGATCGCCGGATACGAGGTGCTGGTGCGCTGGATCGACCCCGAGAAGGGCGTTCTGGAGCCGGAGGCCTTTTCACTCGCGCTCTCGACCCCCGAGCTTGCGGAGAAGCTCAGCCGGCGCATCATCGGCGAAGCGCTGTCGCATTTCGCCGGCCTGCCGCAGAGAGACCCGCTCTGGCTGACCCTCAACGTCGGCGCAGGCGATCTCCTCCGCTCCGAGCTCGTCGAAGATCTTGACCGTGCACTCGAGCGGCACGGACTCGACTGGGAACATATCGTCATCGAGGTGACCGAAACCACCATGCTGGGTGAGGTTCAGGGACCGATCTTCCGCACCCTTGCAAACCTGCGGCACCGCGGAGCACGCGTGGCGCTCGATGACTTCGGAACCGGCTATGCCGGGCTCGCCCATTTGCGCAGCTGGCCCGTCGACATGCTCAAGCTTGACCGCTGCTTCATCCAGGATATCGCGAGCAGCCCCCGGGACTCGGCCTTCGTCAGTGCGCTTCTTCAGCTCACGACGGCCTTCGGCATCGATCTCATTGTTGAAGGCGTGGAAGATGAAGAAACCGCATCGCTGTTGCGCAAACTCGGATGCGATCTCGTCCAGGGCTACCACTACGGGTCGCCCGGCCCACTCGGCGCGGACTGA
- the ctaD gene encoding cytochrome c oxidase subunit I, with amino-acid sequence MADAAIHGHEHEDNRGFFTRWFMSTNHKDIGILYLITAAIVGLVSVTFTVYMRLELMEPGVQYMCMEGARLIPTATENCTPNGHLWNVLITGHGILMMFFVVIPALFGGFGNYFMPLQIGAPDMAFPRLNNLSYWLYFAGSALAVCSVFAPGGNGQLGSGIGWVLYPPLSTSEAGMSTDLAIFAVHVSGASSILGAINIITTFLNMRAPGMSLFKVPLFAWSVFITAWLILLSLPVLAGAITMLLTDRNFGTTFFDPAGGGDPVLYQHILWFFGHPEVYIVILPGFGIASHVIATFSRKPVFGYLPMVWAIIAIGALGFVVWAHHMYTVGMSLTQQSYFMLATMVIAVPTGVKIFSWIATMWGGSIEFKTPMLFAIGFLILFTVGGVTGIVLSQAAVDRAYHDTYYVVAHFHYTMSMGAAFTIFAGCYFYMPKMTGKMYPEALGKLHFWMFFIGVNLTFFPQHFLGRQGMPRRYIDYPEAFATWNTVSSWGALLSFASFLLFFGIVIYTLRAGKPATEKNPWNEYADTLEWTLPSPPPEHTFEQLPKREDWDKQHAH; translated from the coding sequence ATGGCAGACGCCGCCATTCATGGCCACGAGCACGAGGACAACCGGGGGTTCTTCACCCGCTGGTTCATGTCCACGAATCACAAGGATATCGGGATTCTCTACCTGATTACCGCCGCGATCGTGGGCCTCGTGTCGGTGACCTTCACCGTATACATGCGACTGGAGCTCATGGAGCCCGGCGTTCAATACATGTGCATGGAAGGGGCGCGGCTGATTCCCACCGCGACCGAGAACTGCACGCCCAACGGCCACCTGTGGAACGTGCTGATCACCGGCCACGGCATCCTGATGATGTTCTTCGTGGTGATTCCGGCCCTGTTCGGCGGTTTCGGCAACTACTTCATGCCGCTGCAGATCGGCGCGCCGGACATGGCGTTCCCGCGGCTGAACAACCTCAGCTACTGGCTGTATTTCGCAGGCTCCGCGCTGGCGGTCTGCTCGGTCTTCGCGCCCGGAGGCAACGGCCAGCTCGGCTCGGGCATCGGCTGGGTGCTCTACCCGCCGCTTTCCACCAGCGAAGCCGGCATGTCGACCGATCTCGCGATCTTCGCGGTGCACGTCTCGGGCGCCTCGTCGATCCTCGGTGCGATCAACATCATCACCACCTTCCTGAACATGCGCGCCCCCGGCATGTCGCTGTTCAAGGTGCCGCTCTTCGCCTGGTCCGTCTTCATCACCGCGTGGCTCATCCTGCTGTCGCTGCCCGTTCTTGCCGGCGCGATCACCATGCTGCTGACCGACCGGAACTTCGGCACCACCTTCTTCGACCCCGCCGGCGGCGGTGACCCGGTGCTCTACCAGCACATCCTGTGGTTCTTCGGCCACCCCGAGGTCTACATCGTGATCCTGCCGGGCTTCGGCATCGCGAGCCACGTCATCGCGACCTTCTCGCGCAAGCCGGTCTTCGGCTACCTGCCGATGGTCTGGGCGATCATCGCGATCGGCGCGCTCGGCTTCGTCGTGTGGGCGCACCACATGTACACCGTGGGCATGTCGCTGACCCAGCAGAGCTACTTCATGCTGGCGACCATGGTCATCGCGGTGCCGACCGGCGTTAAGATCTTCTCGTGGATCGCGACGATGTGGGGCGGCTCGATCGAGTTCAAGACGCCGATGCTCTTCGCCATCGGCTTCCTGATCCTGTTCACCGTGGGCGGCGTCACCGGCATCGTCCTGAGCCAGGCCGCCGTGGACCGCGCATATCACGACACCTACTACGTCGTGGCGCACTTCCACTACACCATGTCGATGGGGGCGGCCTTCACGATCTTCGCGGGCTGTTACTTCTACATGCCAAAGATGACCGGCAAGATGTATCCCGAGGCGCTCGGCAAGCTGCACTTCTGGATGTTCTTCATCGGTGTGAACCTGACGTTCTTCCCGCAGCACTTCCTGGGCCGCCAGGGCATGCCGCGCCGCTACATCGACTACCCGGAGGCATTCGCCACCTGGAACACCGTGTCGAGCTGGGGTGCGCTGCTGTCCTTCGCCTCGTTCCTGCTGTTCTTCGGCATCGTGATCTACACGCTGCGCGCGGGCAAACCCGCCACCGAGAAGAACCCGTGGAACGAGTACGCGGACACGCTCGAGTGGACCCTGCCCTCGCCGCCGCCGGAGCACACTTTCGAGCAGCTCCCGAAGCGCGAGGACTGGGACAAGCAGCACGCGCACTAA
- a CDS encoding GNAT family N-acetyltransferase — protein sequence MTHADTELAVAGSGDLSEIEALVQDAYAPYVARIGMKPGPMRDDYAAHVRAGRLRVLRADGRIAGILALEPQDDALLLDNVAVAPWAQGRGYGRRLLDAAEQVARAQRYERIRLYTHVKMTENIAIYAGRGYRETGRTEVNGLHRVYMEKTLA from the coding sequence ATGACCCATGCCGACACCGAGCTTGCGGTCGCGGGCTCCGGCGATCTTTCCGAGATCGAGGCGCTCGTGCAGGACGCCTACGCGCCCTACGTCGCGCGGATCGGAATGAAGCCGGGCCCGATGCGCGACGACTACGCGGCGCATGTACGGGCCGGGCGGCTTCGCGTGCTGCGCGCGGACGGGCGGATCGCGGGGATTCTCGCGCTGGAGCCGCAGGACGACGCGCTGCTGCTCGACAACGTGGCTGTCGCGCCATGGGCGCAGGGCAGGGGATACGGGCGCCGGCTGCTCGATGCCGCCGAACAGGTGGCAAGGGCGCAGAGGTACGAGCGCATCCGCCTCTACACCCATGTGAAGATGACCGAGAACATCGCGATCTACGCCGGGCGCGGGTATCGCGAGACCGGGCGCACCGAAGTGAACGGACTGCATCGGGTCTACATGGAGAAGACGCTCGCCTGA
- a CDS encoding GatB/YqeY domain-containing protein produces MNLRERISAATKQAMKDKATDRLSTLRLINAAIKDRDIAARAEGIDGGVDDTVIMAILGKMVKQRRESARTYEEGGRLDLAERELAEVEIIEEYLPKPLSKKEISKAVDGAVEEVGASSIRDMGRVMGVLKARYQGQMDFGAVGPMVKERLANAS; encoded by the coding sequence ATGAATTTGCGTGAACGCATATCGGCTGCGACCAAGCAGGCGATGAAGGACAAGGCGACAGACCGCCTGTCGACGCTGCGGCTGATCAACGCCGCGATCAAGGATCGTGACATTGCCGCCCGTGCCGAGGGGATCGACGGCGGGGTCGACGATACCGTCATCATGGCCATTCTCGGCAAGATGGTGAAGCAGCGCCGGGAGAGCGCGCGCACCTACGAGGAAGGCGGACGGCTCGACTTGGCCGAGCGGGAGCTGGCCGAGGTGGAGATCATCGAGGAGTATCTGCCCAAGCCGTTGAGCAAGAAAGAGATTTCAAAAGCGGTGGATGGGGCCGTCGAAGAGGTGGGCGCAAGCTCGATCCGCGACATGGGGCGCGTAATGGGCGTGCTCAAGGCGCGCTACCAGGGGCAGATGGATTTCGGCGCCGTCGGACCCATGGTCAAGGAGCGGCTTGCCAACGCGAGCTGA